From one Thermatribacter velox genomic stretch:
- a CDS encoding DUF401 family protein: protein MGWWRVVSSTFWPNPDNLALLLSVIFVTLLGGTLAHSGELDVLTRSVQKVLKRPELAGVILPSLVGILPMPGGALFSAPLVKTAATPYTQDGDILAFANYWFRHIWEFFLPLYPGVLLAASVSGLPATWIMAHHFPFFLIAAGAGWLAVKRHLQIPLPEKTRRFAPDMKNLLFVLLPFMVPVASVLLGIPVWIGAILGIATFSITKRLPLKTLGKFLARSFPWAILFDVIGVLIFKNILLANQDIDKMASFLISKDVPLLLLGMLLPMVTGLLTGLTAAFVGIAFPMVLSFFNAQTLPSVFPILYLSGFSGVLLSPMHLCFIFSCRFFEASFKKVYRLLIPATLMLFAWGIIWLMIS, encoded by the coding sequence TTGGGCTGGTGGAGGGTTGTTTCCTCCACCTTCTGGCCCAACCCTGACAACCTGGCACTGCTTTTAAGCGTTATTTTTGTAACCCTACTTGGAGGTACCCTGGCTCACAGCGGAGAACTCGATGTGTTAACCCGCTCAGTCCAGAAAGTACTCAAAAGACCTGAGCTGGCCGGGGTTATCCTTCCTTCCTTGGTGGGCATTTTACCCATGCCAGGTGGAGCTCTTTTCTCAGCCCCCTTAGTAAAAACAGCAGCTACACCTTACACCCAGGATGGAGATATATTGGCCTTTGCCAATTACTGGTTCCGTCACATATGGGAATTTTTTCTACCGCTTTATCCGGGAGTTTTGCTTGCTGCTTCCGTATCGGGCCTACCCGCTACCTGGATTATGGCCCACCATTTCCCTTTCTTCCTGATAGCAGCGGGAGCGGGCTGGCTCGCGGTAAAACGCCACCTTCAAATCCCCCTGCCCGAAAAAACTCGTCGATTTGCTCCGGATATGAAAAACTTGCTTTTTGTGCTTTTGCCTTTCATGGTGCCCGTAGCCAGCGTGCTTCTCGGCATTCCCGTCTGGATAGGAGCCATCCTGGGAATAGCCACTTTTTCAATAACCAAACGCCTCCCTTTAAAAACCCTTGGAAAATTTCTTGCCAGAAGCTTTCCCTGGGCAATACTTTTTGATGTAATTGGCGTACTGATTTTCAAAAACATACTCCTTGCAAATCAGGACATCGATAAAATGGCCAGTTTTCTAATTAGCAAAGATGTCCCGCTTCTTTTGCTGGGCATGTTGCTCCCCATGGTTACCGGCCTGCTTACTGGCTTAACTGCTGCTTTTGTGGGTATTGCCTTTCCTATGGTCCTTTCTTTTTTCAACGCCCAAACGCTCCCCAGTGTTTTTCCGATTCTCTACCTGAGTGGTTTTTCCGGGGTTTTGCTTTCACCCATGCACCTTTGCTTCATCTTCTCCTGTCGCTTTTTCGAAGCAAGTTTCAAGAAAGTCTACCGCCTGCTTATCCCGGCAACCTTGATGCTTTTCGCTTGGGGAATCATCTGGCTTATGATTTCCTAA